In Penicillium psychrofluorescens genome assembly, chromosome: 5, a single window of DNA contains:
- a CDS encoding uncharacterized protein (ID:PFLUO_008305-T1.cds;~source:funannotate), with protein MSSSEGAPESWISSFCSLMGHEFFAEVSEDFIEDDFNLTGLQSQVPMYKEALEMILDVEPEEDEEEEEEEEEEDDDDDVLGDDRPPGYRRAGERRHARVASDLSVIESSAELLYGLIHQRYITSRPGIQQMLEKYEMQHFGVCPRTNCNGCKVLPVGRSDTPGQETVKLFCPGCQDLYTPPNSRFHSVDGAFFGTTFGCLFFMTFPDLDIGPRLDTSLSVVSPTQPVSQSRSSSLVRTIAAIRESPEPVDQPLEINGMRTANFSTGLGRGKLYEPRIYGFRVSEFSRSGPRMKWLRMKPRDVRELDEYTRREELTAIHEKKAQDARDRAAAAIAADKDGDTEMNADQPQDAQIAGRKKAPMRRRRKAAGEA; from the coding sequence atgtcgtcgtcggaagGTGCGCCGGAGTCGTGGATCTCCTCGTTCTGCTCGTTGATGGGTCACGAGTTCTTCGCGGAAGTGTCGGAGGACTTCATTGAAGATGACTTCAACCTCACGGGCCTGCAGTCCCAGGTGCCTATGTACAAAGAGGCCCTGGAGATGATCCTGGACGtcgagccggaggaggacgaggaggaagaagaggaagaagaagaggaggacgatgatgatgatgtgcTGGGCGATGATCGTCCACCTGGGTACCGGAGGGCTGGCGAACGGCGACACGCCCGCGTGGCAAGCGATCTGAGTGTCATTGAGAGCTCTGCCGAGCTTCTGTACGGTCTCATCCACCAACGGTACATCACATCGCGGCCAGGAATTCagcagatgctggagaaaTACGAGATGCAGCATTTTGGTGTCTGTCCGCGCACCAATTGCAACGGATGCAAGGTTCTCCCCGTGGGCCGGTCCGACACTCCCGGCCAGGAAACCGTCAAGCTCTTCTGTCCCGGCTGCCAGGACCTCTACACGCCTCCCAACAGCCGCTTCCACTCAGTCGACGGGGCCTTCTTCGGCACGACCTTTGGATGCCTGTTCTTCATGACCTTCCCAGACCTCGATATCGGCCCACGCCTCGACACGTCACTGTCTGTAGTGTCGCCAACACAACCCGTCAGCCAATCCCGATCTTCGTCTCTCGTCCgcaccatcgccgccatccgGGAGTCGCCCGAGCCAGTAGACCAACCACTGGAGATCAACGGCATGCGCACGGCGAACTTCTCCACAGGTCTCGGGCGAGGAAAGCTCTACGAACCGCGCATCTACGGCTTCCGCGTCTCAGAATTTTCGCGTTCCGGGCCACGCATGAAATGGCTCCGCATGAAGCCGCGCGATGTCCGCGAGCTGGACGAATACACTCGCCGCGAAGAATTGACCGCTATTCACGAGAAGAAAGCCCAGGACGCTCGCGAccgcgccgcagcagcaatcgCCGCAGACAAGGACGGCGACACAGAAATGAACGCCGACCAGCCGCAAGATGCACAGATCGCCGGTCGGAAAAAGGCACCTATGCGGCGGCGACGAAAGGCTGCTGGCGAAGCATAA
- a CDS encoding uncharacterized protein (ID:PFLUO_008304-T1.cds;~source:funannotate), which yields MASESPQIDQTPPQTGPGDQITTPGADVAKRKAEQTNGTGHTRPKRNRYISIACNECKRRKIKCNGQVPCQRCGHLNLECRYAPNCCNNNFKDSEEFRSMTDQITTLQDQVNNLFTNLNDLRTHRPTFEPPPFDQFAREGSQSVFTPLHSGVPKSRSRHPRFHGPTSSAFNFDVAKFSLQNMGITPAEDGLPDDLTTAHVTPSGSPPPHLGTLVPTIHPSKDPIWSIRRDEALRLCKVYEEEIGIMYPVVDINQITHQVNLLYTFMEAATRTGFAQQGLPGSDGLNDDSTVLLKLILATTLVVEAGGQSELGTRLYLSVKPVIESKLWEPHDIKNIQLFSIVATYHFHTDDDSMAYRVIGLAARMCLEMGLHRRDALLKSFPNEDQWTGVNRIFWSVYSLDRRWSLGTGLPFVIQDEDIDPNLPEPDNSLPYLRCMIPYNRISSKIWYSGLGSEGTTDIRRDEIGYLDYQVLQWYKQVPDDLKFYPAESPKNNDSVSRGMRRLRVLLYLRMNQLRILIYRPVMHSGASIAEDRGHAQTVVDVAKDTVRVLTRLNQMSDIYRTQQVTFNYFLVAALAVLFLAVCHAPSDFNRQVRDEFYMALDLINGFSTKSYVSKRLWKTIKGLRKIGEKLGVLARPFGGDTNDPHSTAAVAMAGLAGHSIEDLSVYGPMNGVNELGNSPLNGLQMSHELTNLFEAVGAFGNFMPPTTGPDGIHGFVGTDGEIQNTGEGLSGILGDEGEFARVIRDLF from the exons ATGGCTTCAGAGTCGCCGCAAATTGACCAGACTCCGCCACAGACTGGTCCGGGCGACCAGATCACCACACCAGGCGCAGACGTGGCCAAGAGAAAGGCGGAACAGACCAACGGAACGGGTCACACACGCCCAAAGCGGAATCGCTACATTTCCATCGCATG CAACGAATGCAAGCGCCGCAAAATCAAGTGCAATGGCCAGGTACCTTGCCAACGGTGCGGGCATCTGAATCTCGAAT GCCGGTATGCGCCGAACTGCTGCAACAATAATTTCAAGGACTCGGA GGAATTCCGGTCCATGACAGACCAAATCACCACGCTACAGGACCAGGTGAACAATCTTTTCACCAATCTCAACGACCTTCGCACCCACAGGCCCACATTTGAGCCTCCGCCATTCGACCAGTTCGCGCGTGAGGGCTCACAGTCTGTTTTCACCCCACTGCATTCCGGTGTACCGAAGTCTCGGTCACGCCACCCGCGCTTTCACGGCCCGACGAGTTCGGCTTTCAACTTCGACGTCGCCAAATTCAGCCTGCAGAATATGGGGATCACCCCGGCAGAGGACGGTCTGCCGGACGACTTGACTACTGCGCATGTCACGCCTTCTGgctcgccgccaccgcacCTGGGAACTCTTGTCCCTACTATTCATCCGTCCAAGGATCCAATATGGAGTATTCGACGAGATGAAGCTCTGCGATTGTGCAAGGTCTATGAGGAGGAGATTGGGATCATGTATCCCGTGGTGGACATCAACCAGATCACCCATCAGGTTAACCTATTGTATACATTTATGGAGGCCGCCACACGCACAGGATTCGCGCAACAGGGTCTCCCGGGCTCCGATGGCCTCAATGACGACAGCACAGTTCTTTTGAAACTGATCCTAGCTACTACGCTCGTCGTGGAGGCCGGTGGGCAAAGCGAGCTTGGCACCCGACTGTACCTCAGCGTCAAACCGGTCATTGAATCGAAGCTATGGGAGCCACATGATATCAAAAACATCCAACTGTTCTCAATCGTC GCGACCTACCATTTCCACACTGATGATGATTCCATGGCCTATCGGGTCATTGGTCTCGCTGCGCGCATGTGTCTGGAGATGGGACTGCACCGTAGAGATGCTTTGTTGAAATCATTCCCGAATGAGGACCAGTGGACGGGCGTGAACCGGATCTTCTGGTCGGTTTACAGCTTAGACAGGCGGTGGAGTCTGGGAACAGGATTGCCATTCGTCATccaggatgaggatatcGACCCCAATTTGCCGGAGCCG GACAATTCGCTGCCGTATCTGCGATGTATGATCCCGTACAACCGGATCAGCTCCAAGATATGGTATTCCGGGCTAGGCTCCGAAGGAACGACGGACATCCGCCGCGACGAGATTGGCTACCTGGATTACCAAGTGTTGCAATGGTACAAGCAAGTACCAGATGATCTCAAGTTCTATCCTGCGGAATCGCCCAAGAACAACGATTCGGTCAGCCGGGGTATGAGGCGCCTGCGTGTGCTTCTGTACTTACGCATGAACCAGCTGCGAATTCTCATTTATCGCCCTGTGATGCATTCCGGGGCTAGCATCgcagaagatcgaggccacGCACAGACTGTGGTGGATGTTGCTAAGGATACAGTTCGTGTTCTGACTCGCCTGAACCAAATGTCGGATATCTACCGCACGCAGCAAGTTACCTTCAACTATTTCCTGGTTGCGGCATTGGCGGTGCTTTTCCTTGCCGTGTGCCACGCGCCGTCCGATTTCAACCGGCAGGTACGCGATGAGTTCTACATGGCGCTGGACCTGATCAATGGCTTCAGTACCAAGTCATACGTGTCCAAACGGCTGTGGAAGACTATCAAGGGGCTACGCAAGATTGGAGAGAAGCTAGGTGTTCTGGCTCGTCCTTTTGGTGGCGACACCAACGACCCTCATTCAaccgcggcggtggccatggCCGGTCTGGCAGGCCACTCGATCGAGGACCTGTCCGTGTATGGACCTATGAATGGAGTCAACGAGCTCGGCAACAGCCCGTTGAATGGCCTGCAGATGAGTCACGAACTAACGAATCTCTTCGAGGCCGTCGGTGCATTTGGCAACTTCATGCCGCCGACCACCGGACCGGATGGGATCCATGGCTTTGTCGGAACCGATGGAGAAATCCAAAATACCGGAGAAGGGCTGTCGGGAATTCTAGgcgacgagggcgagttTGCTCGGGTGATCCGAGACCTGTTTTGA